A genomic segment from Methanomicrobium sp. W14 encodes:
- a CDS encoding N-acetyltransferase — protein MSDVTVIDLTPENIAEYGVCGYKDVKKHVELRRKIDWFKKYYPKGLRIKAVLTKEGEYQGMLEYMPGRYAHRPVDAGGYMFIQCIFVGFRKEFKGHGYASSLIDACISDAKNAGMKGVAVVTRKGPFMAKKDIFVKKGFVMVDEAKPDFELMALKFDPGAENPSFKADIEKNCEKYPEGLSIFRSAQCPYSEKNVAAIMETASEKYGIKARLVEMEDEESVQNAPSPFGTFCIMYNGKVISHHPISNTRFENIMDKIIK, from the coding sequence ATGAGTGATGTCACGGTCATTGACCTGACTCCTGAAAACATCGCCGAATACGGTGTCTGCGGGTATAAGGACGTAAAAAAGCACGTTGAGCTGAGAAGAAAAATAGACTGGTTCAAAAAATACTACCCAAAGGGACTAAGAATAAAGGCGGTTTTAACGAAGGAAGGGGAATACCAGGGGATGCTTGAATACATGCCGGGCCGCTATGCCCACCGCCCTGTCGATGCCGGCGGGTATATGTTTATCCAGTGCATCTTCGTCGGGTTCAGGAAAGAATTCAAGGGCCACGGTTATGCTTCCTCCCTCATAGACGCCTGCATAAGTGATGCAAAAAATGCAGGTATGAAAGGTGTTGCAGTCGTCACAAGAAAAGGCCCTTTTATGGCCAAAAAGGACATATTCGTCAAAAAGGGTTTTGTTATGGTCGATGAGGCAAAGCCTGATTTCGAACTTATGGCACTCAAATTCGACCCCGGGGCAGAAAATCCATCCTTTAAGGCGGATATAGAAAAGAACTGTGAAAAATATCCCGAAGGCCTGTCAATATTCCGTTCGGCCCAGTGCCCGTATTCTGAGAAAAACGTTGCGGCAATCATGGAGACGGCTTCAGAAAAATACGGTATAAAGGCCAGGCTTGTAGAAATGGAGGATGAAGAATCGGTCCAGAACGCACCCTCTCCCTTCGGGACGTTCTGCATCATGTACAACGGCAAGGTCATAAGTCACCACCCGATAAGCAATACAAGATTTGAAAACATCATGGATAAGATAATAAAATGA
- a CDS encoding flavodoxin family protein encodes MKVIGINGSPRIKWNTETLVEKVLEGAASKGAQTKIFHLYNLDYRGCTSCFACKVKDGKSYGKCVLKDGLAPVLEEIAGADALVIGSPVYFGDVTGEMRSFLERLFFQYLAYTNPPSSIFGRKIKTAAIYTMNAPEKQAKEVGYDAVFGSIENVLVRIFGYSEKLCSYETLQFANYDKYVSSLFDPKERLKRHRTVFPEDCKKAYELGVRLCSP; translated from the coding sequence ATGAAAGTGATAGGAATAAACGGCAGCCCGAGGATAAAGTGGAATACTGAGACTCTTGTTGAAAAAGTGCTGGAAGGCGCCGCCTCAAAAGGTGCACAGACAAAAATCTTTCATCTTTATAACCTTGATTACCGCGGGTGCACCAGCTGTTTTGCCTGCAAGGTCAAAGACGGAAAAAGCTATGGAAAATGTGTATTGAAGGACGGACTTGCACCTGTCCTTGAGGAAATCGCCGGTGCGGACGCACTTGTAATCGGCTCTCCGGTATACTTCGGGGACGTAACAGGAGAGATGAGATCGTTTCTTGAAAGGCTTTTCTTCCAGTACCTTGCATATACGAATCCCCCGTCGTCTATATTCGGGAGAAAAATCAAAACGGCTGCGATATACACAATGAATGCTCCTGAAAAGCAGGCAAAGGAAGTCGGGTATGATGCCGTTTTCGGCTCGATAGAAAATGTTCTGGTAAGAATATTCGGATATTCCGAGAAGCTTTGTTCGTATGAGACGCTTCAGTTTGCAAACTACGACAAATACGTATCATCTCTTTTCGACCCGAAGGAAAGACTCAAAAGGCACAGGACGGTGTTTCCGGAAGACTGCAAAAAGGCGTATGAACTGGGTGTCCGTCTCTGCAGCCCGTGA
- a CDS encoding nitroreductase family protein — MDTITVDGSLCTKCGTCSEVCPMGIVIPAGKNNLPYVEEGMSGLCILCGHCEAFCPEKALKHSFRPDDREYQPEGTGEISPEDIDLYLKKRRSVRLYTKDPVQKEKIAELLDIARYAPSGGNGQTVEWIVVYDFEKVRRIAELTIEWMKTLVNVSHPMSGLMGGLITAFEGGNDVICRNAPHLLFAHIPEGNPVSPVDAIIALTNFDVAAPAFGIGTCWAGFVSMAASSYKPLQDEIGIPDGRKVGYAVMFGYPRYQAKSVPGRNPVKVTWI, encoded by the coding sequence ATGGATACAATAACCGTTGACGGCAGTCTCTGTACAAAATGCGGGACCTGCTCCGAAGTATGCCCTATGGGTATCGTGATTCCGGCAGGAAAAAATAATCTTCCGTATGTTGAAGAGGGTATGTCAGGTCTTTGCATACTTTGCGGGCACTGCGAGGCTTTTTGTCCTGAAAAAGCACTTAAGCACAGTTTCCGCCCTGACGACCGCGAGTACCAGCCTGAAGGTACGGGAGAGATTTCCCCGGAAGACATTGATCTTTACCTGAAAAAAAGGCGTTCTGTCAGATTATATACAAAAGACCCGGTGCAGAAGGAGAAAATAGCGGAGCTTCTGGACATTGCAAGGTACGCACCTTCAGGTGGAAACGGGCAGACCGTCGAATGGATAGTCGTATATGACTTTGAAAAGGTGAGACGGATTGCTGAACTTACCATCGAATGGATGAAGACGCTTGTCAATGTCAGTCACCCGATGAGCGGCCTGATGGGAGGGCTTATCACGGCTTTTGAAGGAGGAAATGACGTTATCTGCCGCAATGCCCCTCATCTTCTTTTTGCGCATATCCCTGAGGGAAACCCGGTTTCTCCGGTCGACGCCATAATAGCCCTTACAAATTTTGACGTTGCTGCACCTGCCTTCGGTATAGGGACATGCTGGGCCGGATTCGTTTCAATGGCGGCCTCTTCGTATAAGCCTCTCCAGGACGAAATAGGAATCCCTGACGGGAGGAAGGTTGGATATGCGGTGATGTTCGGATATCCCAGATATCAGGCGAAATCTGTTCCCGGCCGAAATCCGGTTAAAGTGACATGGATTTGA
- a CDS encoding flavin reductase family protein, with product MEKKEINPNFFIPMPVVLVGTKVHGKANFMTAGWCTRANASPPMIVCAIGNTHYTPKGIAGTETFSVNIVPRSLLEKADYCGMVSGVKTDKSCVFDVFYGRLETAPMISECPVSLECRLVKTVLLPSNSLYIGEIAGAYADGNVFSGNKPDFKKIDPLILTMPDNNYWTLGEYAGDAWSAGRKLMENGKD from the coding sequence ATGGAAAAGAAGGAAATAAATCCTAACTTCTTCATCCCGATGCCTGTTGTTCTTGTAGGGACAAAGGTTCACGGGAAAGCTAACTTCATGACCGCAGGGTGGTGCACCCGTGCAAACGCAAGCCCTCCTATGATTGTATGTGCAATCGGAAACACTCATTATACGCCAAAGGGAATCGCCGGGACTGAAACCTTCTCTGTAAATATTGTCCCAAGGTCGCTTCTCGAAAAAGCGGATTATTGCGGTATGGTTTCAGGAGTTAAGACCGATAAGTCCTGCGTCTTTGATGTATTCTACGGGCGGCTTGAAACGGCGCCTATGATATCCGAATGTCCGGTGTCACTCGAATGCAGGCTTGTTAAGACAGTTCTTCTCCCGTCAAACAGCCTCTATATCGGAGAAATTGCAGGAGCATATGCGGACGGAAACGTTTTCAGCGGGAACAAACCCGATTTTAAGAAGATAGATCCCCTCATTCTGACTATGCCTGACAATAATTACTGGACACTCGGAGAGTACGCCGGAGATGCCTGGAGTGCGGGCAGAAAATTAATGGAGAATGGCAAAGACTGA
- a CDS encoding class I SAM-dependent methyltransferase codes for MSSREGFGSFTWNASDYCKNSPAQKKWGNELIEKLGLNGSERLLDIGCGDGTLTAEISRLLPKGQDRLIHVRMARLEAKAKKPEK; via the coding sequence ATGAGCTCTCGGGAAGGTTTCGGTTCATTTACATGGAATGCGTCCGACTACTGCAAAAATTCACCTGCCCAGAAAAAATGGGGAAATGAGCTTATCGAAAAACTCGGGCTTAACGGAAGCGAACGGCTTCTTGATATCGGTTGTGGTGACGGGACACTGACGGCTGAGATTTCACGCCTGCTCCCGAAAGGCCAAGACCGTCTTATTCATGTAAGAATGGCAAGACTTGAAGCCAAAGCGAAAAAACCTGAAAAATGA
- a CDS encoding radical SAM/SPASM domain-containing protein, with protein sequence MSDDITLAMAAVEKWIGNPFSLSLLRFVVSDDKCGNRLSNAIDSYLGCDTDMCRRCRLAGKIVGYTVKKGGSLFGIDDDTIKEGLSNPVFKRGLMNVLKGIAQYGVTKPQIINAPFLVVWDFTHLCNLKCRHCYQDAQKALPDELTTDESKRLIDELASAGVVVIAFSGGEPLMRKDFFEVASYANQKGMYVALASNGTMIDSKTASRLRKTGVDYIEISIDGKDAVQHDAMRGIHGAFDRSVEGIKNCVKEGIYTCIATTVTQDNYCQMNEIYDFVKDTGAKRLICFNFIPTGRGTEMANRDIQPCEREKLLERILSKNSPGVYPEVLSTAPQFARVAVDRHEKSGVPVGHFYLGGAIKGKTRMLADFIGGCGAGRLYCSIEPQGDVQPCVFMPVNVGNVRENDFLTIWHTSPVLKQLRNRDLLKGNCGKCPDKYICGGCRARAWSYFSDLSMPDPGCIKNESLWDEIEDKQKSYSVKAEEPLTDKKTVVVTASAGR encoded by the coding sequence ATGTCTGATGATATTACACTGGCAATGGCTGCAGTGGAGAAATGGATTGGCAACCCGTTCTCACTATCTCTTCTCAGATTCGTCGTAAGTGACGACAAATGCGGAAACAGACTTTCAAACGCAATAGACAGCTACCTGGGCTGTGATACGGACATGTGCCGGAGGTGCAGGCTGGCCGGAAAAATTGTGGGATACACGGTCAAAAAAGGAGGAAGTCTCTTCGGAATAGATGACGACACAATTAAAGAAGGGCTTTCCAACCCGGTATTCAAAAGAGGGCTTATGAATGTACTTAAAGGAATCGCCCAGTACGGAGTCACAAAGCCCCAGATAATAAATGCACCGTTTCTCGTGGTCTGGGACTTCACGCACCTCTGCAACCTGAAATGCAGACACTGCTACCAGGACGCACAAAAGGCGCTTCCTGACGAACTCACAACGGACGAGTCAAAAAGACTCATAGATGAACTTGCCTCGGCAGGAGTCGTCGTCATTGCTTTTTCAGGCGGAGAGCCACTTATGAGAAAGGACTTCTTTGAGGTCGCTTCATATGCAAACCAGAAAGGGATGTACGTTGCACTGGCGAGCAACGGAACGATGATTGACAGCAAAACGGCATCAAGACTCAGAAAAACAGGTGTAGATTACATAGAAATATCCATCGACGGAAAGGATGCAGTGCAGCATGACGCCATGAGAGGAATACACGGTGCATTTGACCGCAGTGTTGAAGGCATAAAAAACTGCGTAAAAGAAGGCATATACACGTGCATTGCAACTACCGTCACACAGGACAACTACTGCCAGATGAACGAAATCTACGACTTTGTAAAGGATACCGGTGCAAAAAGGCTCATCTGCTTCAATTTCATTCCGACAGGAAGGGGAACCGAGATGGCAAACCGCGACATTCAGCCGTGCGAAAGGGAGAAACTTTTGGAAAGGATACTTTCAAAAAACAGCCCCGGTGTCTACCCCGAAGTCCTTTCCACAGCACCACAGTTTGCCCGTGTGGCTGTAGACAGGCATGAAAAATCCGGTGTCCCGGTAGGTCACTTCTATCTGGGAGGGGCCATAAAGGGAAAGACAAGAATGCTTGCCGACTTCATTGGCGGGTGCGGTGCAGGAAGACTTTACTGCAGCATTGAGCCGCAGGGAGACGTTCAGCCGTGTGTATTCATGCCTGTCAATGTCGGAAACGTAAGAGAAAATGACTTTCTCACTATATGGCACACATCACCGGTCCTAAAACAGCTGAGAAACCGCGACCTCCTGAAAGGAAACTGCGGAAAATGCCCGGACAAATACATCTGCGGCGGGTGCAGGGCCAGAGCATGGTCATACTTCAGCGACCTTTCGATGCCCGACCCCGGATGTATCAAAAACGAATCTCTGTGGGACGAAATTGAAGACAAGCAGAAAAGCTACAGCGTGAAGGCAGAAGAGCCTCTGACCGATAAAAAAACAGTTGTGGTAACGGCATCTGCCGGACGATAA
- a CDS encoding APC family permease → MTGDRKAIGLAEAVSIGIGGMVGGGIFAVLGLAVKLSGGGTPVAFMIAGLVAIVTSYSYAKLSVAYPSPGGTVKFIIKGYGNGLFSGTMNLLIWISYIIMLSLYAYAFGSYGATFFPENIQFLMKHVLATAVILILMFLNVLKANVVGKAEDVIVAIKLAILIVFTAIGLLSVNTASLSPSTWSPALTLVSGGFIIFVAYEGFELIANTAKDVRNPEKTLPHAFYISVGFVAVLYILIAIVAVGNLSLDKIAASSDYALAEAATPFLGHAGFVLIAIAALLSTASAINATFYGTARLSYIIAKSGELPHFLEKEVWNRHLEGLFITAAITLVITNTLDLQDISTMGSAGFLIIFAAVNYANVRLSKETGSKRIIPALGTVLCLAAAGFLVYDTVVTAPVKLLVLVVMFGLAFGIEYLYYHLGEREISIDDREEDDF, encoded by the coding sequence ATGACCGGTGACAGGAAAGCAATAGGCCTTGCCGAAGCCGTTTCAATAGGGATCGGAGGCATGGTCGGAGGCGGCATATTCGCTGTATTGGGCCTTGCAGTAAAGCTTTCCGGGGGCGGGACGCCGGTCGCATTCATGATAGCGGGGCTTGTCGCAATAGTAACCTCATACTCCTACGCAAAGCTTTCGGTAGCATATCCAAGTCCCGGGGGGACTGTTAAATTCATAATCAAAGGATACGGAAACGGCCTTTTTTCAGGCACGATGAACCTTCTGATATGGATAAGCTATATTATAATGCTCTCCCTTTACGCATACGCCTTCGGAAGTTACGGGGCGACGTTTTTTCCTGAAAACATACAGTTTCTGATGAAGCATGTTCTTGCAACGGCAGTTATCCTCATTTTGATGTTTTTAAACGTCTTAAAGGCAAACGTCGTCGGAAAGGCGGAGGACGTGATAGTCGCAATAAAACTGGCAATCCTTATTGTTTTCACCGCGATAGGCCTTCTGTCCGTTAACACCGCATCGCTTTCGCCTTCGACATGGTCTCCGGCGCTTACCCTCGTATCGGGAGGTTTCATCATATTCGTTGCGTATGAAGGGTTTGAACTTATCGCAAACACCGCAAAAGATGTCCGTAACCCTGAAAAGACCCTGCCCCATGCTTTCTACATTTCTGTCGGGTTTGTCGCGGTGCTTTATATCCTGATAGCAATAGTTGCCGTAGGAAACCTTTCACTGGACAAAATCGCGGCATCTAGTGATTATGCACTTGCCGAGGCCGCAACTCCGTTTTTAGGGCATGCAGGCTTTGTCCTTATAGCAATCGCGGCCCTTCTTTCAACAGCATCGGCAATAAACGCGACATTCTACGGGACGGCCCGTTTAAGCTACATAATCGCGAAATCAGGCGAACTCCCACATTTTCTTGAAAAGGAGGTCTGGAACCGCCACCTTGAGGGACTTTTCATCACCGCGGCGATAACCCTTGTAATAACAAATACTCTTGACCTCCAGGACATATCGACGATGGGCTCTGCCGGGTTTTTGATAATATTTGCGGCCGTAAACTACGCAAACGTCCGCCTGTCGAAAGAAACAGGTTCAAAACGTATAATTCCGGCACTAGGAACAGTCCTCTGCCTTGCGGCGGCAGGATTTCTGGTCTATGACACGGTTGTTACCGCACCGGTGAAGCTTTTAGTGCTTGTCGTCATGTTCGGCCTTGCTTTCGGAATCGAATACCTGTATTATCATCTTGGCGAAAGGGAAATAAGCATAGATGACAGGGAAGAAGATGATTTTTAG
- a CDS encoding pyridoxamine 5'-phosphate oxidase family protein has protein sequence MDLEECIKFANENPVAWVGTEDGDQPRVRPLGMWFADKTGFYFQIWTIKDIYKQMEKNPVLELGFISEKKDRVLRIAGRAEFLDDLKLKEKSLNDRPFLKDFGLTADSPKLAIFRISKGEAYFWTMETNLDPKKKLLF, from the coding sequence ATGGACCTAGAAGAATGCATTAAGTTCGCGAACGAAAACCCTGTTGCATGGGTGGGAACAGAAGACGGAGACCAGCCACGTGTGAGGCCTCTCGGGATGTGGTTTGCCGATAAGACCGGGTTTTACTTCCAGATATGGACTATAAAGGATATCTATAAGCAGATGGAGAAAAATCCCGTCCTTGAACTCGGGTTTATAAGCGAAAAAAAGGACAGGGTTCTTCGCATCGCGGGCCGTGCCGAGTTTCTGGACGACCTGAAACTAAAAGAGAAGTCTCTTAATGACCGCCCGTTCCTAAAAGACTTTGGTCTTACGGCCGACAGCCCGAAACTTGCCATATTCAGGATATCGAAAGGCGAAGCCTACTTCTGGACTATGGAGACAAACCTCGACCCAAAGAAAAAGCTGCTGTTCTGA
- a CDS encoding GrpB family protein, with protein MITDKNEISRLGKLYPIIISKYDPKWPKIFADEKELIKKSLGAGNIEKISHIGSTSVKGMPAKPTIDILLEVRSDMKNSDIVAKLTNMGYAFDPQPQNPPPHMMFMKGYGKEGFTGQAYHIHVRYKGDWDELYFRDYLEKHNDAAKEYASLKIRLKEKYEFNREAYTDGKTEFIRDIVKKARKEQK; from the coding sequence ATGATTACCGACAAAAATGAAATATCAAGGTTAGGAAAACTCTATCCTATAATTATATCGAAATACGACCCAAAATGGCCGAAAATATTCGCCGATGAAAAAGAGCTTATCAAAAAATCTCTTGGTGCGGGAAATATTGAAAAAATATCGCATATCGGTAGCACTTCAGTCAAAGGCATGCCTGCAAAGCCTACGATTGATATTCTGCTTGAAGTCAGAAGTGACATGAAAAACAGTGATATCGTCGCAAAACTGACAAATATGGGTTATGCTTTTGATCCGCAGCCACAAAATCCCCCTCCCCATATGATGTTTATGAAAGGATACGGGAAAGAGGGCTTCACGGGCCAGGCTTACCATATCCATGTAAGGTATAAGGGAGACTGGGACGAGCTGTATTTCAGGGATTACCTGGAAAAGCACAACGACGCTGCAAAAGAGTATGCCTCTTTGAAAATTCGCCTGAAGGAAAAATATGAGTTCAACCGCGAGGCATACACGGATGGAAAAACAGAATTTATCCGTGATATCGTGAAAAAGGCACGGAAAGAACAAAAATAA
- a CDS encoding GNAT family N-acetyltransferase, whose protein sequence is METSEPVFIKTSLAVLRPWSVADADSIVKYADNPNVAGNLRDGFPSPYFRDDALKFISAANVLENGFMLAIETGGEACGGIGISILSDVYRKTAEIGYWLGEPFWGRGIVTEAVKAVVPVAFERFDIARIQAGVFGCNPASARVLEKCGFVLEAVLKDAIFKKGRLMDEIMYARFRE, encoded by the coding sequence ATGGAAACTTCAGAACCTGTTTTTATAAAAACGTCTTTGGCAGTCCTTCGTCCGTGGAGTGTTGCCGACGCTGATTCCATCGTTAAATACGCTGACAACCCTAATGTCGCCGGAAACTTAAGGGACGGGTTTCCGAGTCCTTATTTCCGGGACGACGCACTGAAGTTTATATCGGCTGCAAATGTTTTGGAGAACGGCTTTATGCTTGCAATCGAGACTGGTGGAGAAGCGTGCGGCGGAATCGGGATAAGTATTTTAAGTGACGTCTACAGGAAGACTGCCGAAATAGGCTACTGGCTTGGAGAGCCTTTCTGGGGAAGAGGGATTGTTACAGAAGCCGTGAAGGCGGTTGTACCGGTCGCTTTTGAGAGGTTTGACATTGCAAGAATTCAGGCCGGGGTCTTCGGGTGCAACCCTGCATCTGCAAGGGTTCTTGAAAAATGCGGGTTTGTCCTTGAGGCCGTTTTAAAAGACGCCATCTTTAAAAAAGGAAGACTTATGGACGAAATTATGTACGCCAGGTTTCGTGAATGA